Part of the Lotus japonicus ecotype B-129 chromosome 6, LjGifu_v1.2 genome, TCTTCCTTCCCCAACCTCCACCGTGAACCATCACACTCAACCTTCACCTGAAACTTCCGGCCACCACACAACCATCTTCCTCCCCAAACTCGCAGCTAAACCCACTCCCTGTAACCACTCCGAAAGTCAACCCGCAATCTTCTCTTTCAAACACCACCAGATCCATAAAGTTGATTGTTgctttttcttccttcttccttcttcctcgaTCTGGTCTTCATACGCTTTTTCCGCTTCGATCTCCGTCAGAGCCACCAGGTGCAAAGCCGGTGCAGGGAAAATTAGTGGTGTTGGTTCAGTCTTCACCGCCGCTGCATAACCCTTCACCGATCTGGTGGCCGTCAACGAAAGGTTGCGTCTTTTCAAGATTTCAGTGGTGATTCGAAGATGCGGAAGCAAATTCGAAGCTTTGTTGAGCTTAAACGAGAATGGTTGTTGAAGTTGGAGTTATGGGTTTTGCCATCTTCTCAGTCTCTACGATTTGGTGTTTGATTACTAGGTTATTAACAGTGGGCGATTTGGTGTTTGATTACTGGGTTATTAACAGTGGATGGCTtatgagaagaaaaaaacccatctttctttttaggatttaattttcacccacttttttctaaaaaaatcatACGGGTCTGAAGAAGATAAGTTCTGGGTTGTTGGGAGGAGTGATATTTGTGAAGATAAGTCCAGATCTATGAAGATTGAGAGGGAGGAGTTGTGCATATTAAAGATTTTCTAATTTGAGAGggtttggaattaaaaaattaagttttaaaaattttcaattaaaaaataattctaaatgccacgtggaaaagctgactaggctaaaattgaagccacttcagcattagacacactttggccttaattggattaaaaaaaaattcttagggacccaatttgatgcaaaaaatttACAGGCCctgaatttgattcccttttcaattacaggggccttctgatgtattaagcctaaaaatatcaaagggaaaaaatagtatttgaattttggtatataaaaaaaaaattgatttttatttaCAATAAACTTGCAATTGCATTAATCAATAAAGTCCTACCAACTAGGGGTTGgttcaagttttttttataagccaaattaTCATTGAAAGGCACAAGGGGCTGGTTCAAGTAATACATGTTTGATTCTCCTTAAGTAAGGTCTCGGGTTTGAGTCCCttagatgaaaaaaaattaccgcTGAGAGACTTAGTCTCACCATAATATGGATGTTTGCAGCTCAAACATGATTGCCTCCAAATGTTGATATCTTAAAGTGCGAAAAAAATATCAGTAAaatcactactacagaaaaggcctTTCGTCACGGTTAAAACCGCCCATTCGTCACGGTTTAACCGTGACGATAGAAGGCGTGACAATtgctcaattgtcacggttataggcggaaccgtgacaattgacTCACCTGTTATCGCGATAGAAGGCGTGACAATTGCTCAATTGTCACCTATTGCCACAAATACGTacttaaccgtgacaatagattccacctattgtcacggttaagtacgtaaccgtggcaatagttggcctctattgccacagttttaaccgtgacaataggtcaTACAGATCTGTTCTGCGAAATAGCTAcagattttttgatttttttttcctggtctgtgcataaattttagtacgtttatattaaaaaataaattgcataaaatcaccaacattcaGATATTCTAGCCAAATTACTCAAATATTCCAACCTTGAATAAGAAAACAATACTAATTGTTATTGAGAACATACTCTCACAACGAATTAAACCAAATAGCCAACACTAGTCAGTACAGTACACTGTTTGAACCAAATACTCTCAAAAAACATGCAGTACAGTTCCTAACCATAAGTAGTCCATACTCTCACaaggaattaaaccaaatagcccacactaggcaaaattctttaacacataagtagctcactcttctttaatttcatttagttgATCCTCATCATAGAAGCCAAATTGACAATCGGAGAAGTATTGCAAAATGATggtaaaagtaacaaaatttagagtcacacttaaaaataggaaaaattaagaatttagtCAAAGTTCCATACCGCTTGTGGAATTGTAGATTTTTTGTGCGTAATTATCTCCTTTAGAAAGCTTAGTACATAGTACCCGCAATCTATATCATTTGTTTGAGCAGGGCACtacaaaaaacaaatataatatatatcagTGATTTGGTAGATCTAATTGTTTTCAGTTATGTAAATATGTATACCTTTATAGTATTCCATTTGGCTTTGGACCATGTAATCCTCTTGTCATTGCAATTAGCACGGTAGATCATCATTGCACTaacaaattgaatgaaaaaCTCATGATTAAATATTTGAATAGCATGACTAACATAGCAAGTAGATCTATATAAGCTTACTTATCAAACATTTATTTCATGACTTTGCGTTGATTCAAACTACCATGTATAGGATCCAAGTAAAATAAGGTCCCTGTAGTGACATTAATCACAACCAACACCCAATGTGCCCTACAAGCAAGACAtgttaaattataatattaataaatcaagTAGTGGCATTAATCACAACCAACACCCAATATTACTGCATTCCAACACCCAATATTGCTATTTTCATGTCATATTTTGAGTTCTATTTTACTAAAATTTTAAACAAATATAAGCTCAGATCGATGATCAGAACTGATTTTCTTAAGGAAATGAATTTGTATTTCTAGCAAGCAATTAAAAGCAGAAACGACAGAATGGGTGGTACAGTACactaaattgattttttagatTGTGGGTGCTCAAGAATCATGTTGGTCAAAAATAGAAAAGTTTATCAGACTCCTTATTAACCTTTCACAAGTTGTAATTATTCAGATCAGATCTCCAGTATGCATTTTATTGGCAACAAGAAGATTCTGCTCGACAACTTGAATTAATATCATGTTAAATAACAGCTCATTCAATCATTTCAAATAACAATGTCTAAGAGGTTCAGGATTATAACTAATAAGGCCTACCAACCCTGAAAAGTGACTCCGCAACCACATATTAAATAGCACATATTTCAAATTCATACAGCGTTGAGactcattcaaaaaaaaaaaattagagaaagaGAACAAAAGTCCTACGCAGAACAAGATGCCCGTAAACATGAGCTGTTATCTCTTTTGCTCACCGGAGCTTAGCTTTTATGGGTACATATGTTGCCATGAGCTCATATAAATGAGATAACCAAACACAAGGTGACACAAATTAAACAATAGACATAGAAGTAAACTACACATGATAAACCTCTGTTGACCTGGCCTCAATTAGTTCTCTATTTCTATTTGTCAACATGTACTATACACAGTTATCTCTTTTGCTCACAGGAACTTAGCTTTTATGTATACATATGCAGCTTAAATTCTGAACCATATGTCAAAACTCACTTAATTGatacaaagcaaggaaaaaaaatcaagctGAAATGAAGGTAAGgcaaggaaaaacaaagcaaagatGTAAAACAAAATACCTTTTTGCCAAATTGAAACAACAAATCAACCAAGTAACTTTGCCTATGACTACGAGCTCCAGCTGTGGCACTTGCTCCTCTGCAATTTTCCGATTCCCAAGCAGGATACACTGATTGCAATTCTAATCCTTCAAACAAGATAAAGTAGACCAACAATATGAATCAAGGAATTTAATTAATCACAGTGAAGCTTATAGAAAAATAACTTATAAACCCTAAACTTGACATGAAAATTCAGATCACGGTTTGTTTccagacacacacacacacacaattaATACAATGAAGATCTGTAGGCATGAATTGAAAACAAGAAACCCTAACCTATCTAGAATAAACATTGAGAAAGCAATGGAGAAAAATGAAACCCTAATTTTGCAGAtagataaaagaaaagaaagaagataaaGGAACGAACCATCTTTGAGAGAAGTCAAGCACTCGTAGGAAATCTCGAACTGAAAGGGGGTGAGGAAGGAAGCGGGGTTATCGAGGACGGTGACGTTCGTGATGTTCACCGCActcatgcttcttcttcttcttcttctgagaaagcgagtgagagagaagagagaagagagctCCTCTCAAATAGAGAACGCAAAACAGCGAAAAATGTTGGCGGGAGCGGGTTTGAAGAAAGAACGAAACCAAGAGCGAGCGAGCTCAAACTCACAAATATGTAAACCCTGCTTCAAACCTAAATCATGAACAGAGCGACGGCGGCGGTGGGAGAAGGACAGAgcagcggcggcggcggtgggagAAGAACCGAGCAGCGACGGTGGTAGATAGGGAACGGGTCGATGGAGAGTGGGAGATCGAGTGGGAGAGAGGGTTTAGGAAAAATTCTGAAAAAATTTGAAGAGTAAAGTTCTCTATTGTCACGgtccataaaaaaattaataaaatattgttaCCTATTACCACGGTTCCTTTTATAACCGTGGTAATTGCTCTATTatcacggttccgcctataaccgtgacaatagaggCGTGACAAAATGTCATTTATGTAGTAGTGAATCCGAAACCAAAAAGGACCAAGGTCCTCAATCCAAACACAATCCGGATAACTTAAAGCAATTATTAATAAGAGTCTTGCCAATTTGTATTATCTTTTGTAGttctcaagaaaacattaattATATCTTACTAATTATACCTTTAACATATAATTAAAGGTATAATTAGTAAGATATaattaatgttttcttgagaCTCTGGTTGTGTGTTATTTTCTCTGTCATTCAATCTCTTCTTTCATGTCTGCATCTTTTTCTAATTCACAATCCCGGTGGTTGGAGATTTTAACAACCATTTAATATGGGGTTGGAAATTAATACAGAAACATTTTTATATGGAAATACTTTCATGTTAAaagtaataataaaatatattttcaaataatttaagagCAATATCCTCCGTGCAACACACGGATAAATATGTGCATAATTGAAGTTTTTAGCGACTTAATCCTTTTAGTTTTAGGGATAATAATATATGTTAAAATTATCTTTGAGTTCAAAGCACTACAATTGagtattttcatatatatttttaaaatattaagtcccaataatatatgttaaaattatatttgagtTCAAAGCAATACAATTGAGTATTTTCATATATGTTTTTAAGTGATTCCTAATGTGGAtcacttttaaagtggtctaattttagtttttaaaatattaagttCTCTAATTAAGATTGTACTATCATTCTTAGAATCTAAATTTTCCTCTAATGAAACTATTGATTGGTGTTAACTTCAATAACTAATTCACCGTGCAAAGCACGTgcaaaaaacactagtattattaataaatagaaCATGAGGTACTCTAactcatttaaattaattattacaaTTAGATCAACGCATGCCGTTTATTTTAGATGCTTCCACCTATAACGTATTTTAAATGTATAAAATTCCACATATGTAGTCTTCTTATCTTCTAGtgtcttatatttttttatgaatattTTATAAATCCTCTCCTTGAACATTTAAAATGTTTGTGTATCATACATCTCACTAGTGTCATTTTCCGATATATACTCTCGAGGAAAACAAAACGCAAATCCACCTGTTTTCTTTTCTATGCCTTTCTGGAAGAATTTCTTTCCTTTTGCCATTTTCTCATGAACTCATGATTCATAAACACCAAATTAAAATAGTACACACACTTACAAATACCACATATCTCTCCATTCTTATTACATCATATCATATGTCGCTTTTATTACTTCTTCCATTTTTCCCTTTCTGACTCAAGATGTGTTTGCACCTACGAAAAAATCTACGAACACTTACtttaaaactaattttttaaCATTTCTTTAATTATTAGTTATAATTCATGTGGAATCAAAATATATAGTTAGCATTTCCAATTTATCGGGATCCACATAAATTTTAACATATCAATAATAGGATGTTGAAAATAATGTTATTAGccatttataaaaaaagaataaaataatgTTATTAGCATTCCTCCTCCAACTaattaaggctatgtttggcatgtcatttcagctagcttatagcttatttgactagcttaaagcttatttgactagcttaaaagctcttcaaaagtgtttggtgaatgagcttatttcagtagcttaaagctttaagctataagctatctcaggtagcttatagcttaaagcttatagcttattaaatttattctcatttttatccttattattttattaaaattccaccattacccttatatatttataaaaacactaaacatattttcccctcacacttacgtatgcagttcccgccacaccgctgcacaccataagtattaaaaatattatattaataaaaataagtaaaaatcaatattatatttttaagatgataaataacttgagttaataaaaatatttaaagtgataataattttaatattaatatcatataggtattaatgtgaaaataaagtaatgttaaatataaaaataattaccttttatgtcattttacaatttcagcttgtttaacagctagttttaccaaacaattttgtttcaatcacgtagcttttcagctttcagctatcagctttcagctagcttatcagctttcagctatcagctagcttataagctttcagctagcttttcagctttcagctagcttatcagctaaacatgccaaacatagcctaaattAGTGTACAcgaattattttcattttttttgaatgTAGGAAAAATAGATTTCTTGAATGTCGGAAAaatagattttttatttaattaaattgagtGACACGGCAAatctttaaaatctgattggttgacggtgtaaaaaaactctACACGgacggtgcatcaaaattaaactctttttattTCCACTCTAAACCggataaatgtttttttatatataattcaaatTCACTCACCCTTGAAGTgagatagaaagagaaaaaaaagtgaaataaataatataatatgtgAAATAATAGGAAAACAAGAgagaaatgaaaatagaaagtGAGTAAAAATGAAATCTAAGGGACATTTGATTTTGGATGAGTgtatcaaaactcaaaaaaatattgatttccTTGCATCCATCTCTCCTCCATCCACTGCTCACAACACCAGTCCTCTCCcgtctctctctctttctctctcccatCACACTTTCTTCCGCTTTCTCTTGAACATGTTTGTTTTGCTAGCTAAGTAGCTAAgactcattcttcttcttcttagctttctctttcttacttttATCTCCAACTCCAATCTCCTTCTCctttcatatatttttatttatatttttcaaaaactCAAGGTTAATTTAGTTTCCTTCCCAGATAGCTAGCTAACTCAAGTTAGCTTTCCAGATTCTTTCCCTgggaaagggaagaaaagagaaaagaagaagttgaagaaaaagactcaaTACTAGTATATATTGAAGGTGTTGAAGAAAACAAAAGGATTACATTTACACACAGTCCCTTGCCTGTGAATATTGCACTTTAATTGCTTTGTTTGTCTCTCCTCTCCTGAGTATCGAAATCTGATTTTAATAAAGGAAAAAGAacctccctctctctctttcatatatATTCTTGTAACCATCACAAAGCTACCCCTTCTAAAGAAGATGCCCTTGGAGGGGATTTTCATTGAACCCCCCACTTCTACTTCAACTCCTCCTGATCTCTCCCTTCAAATAAGCCCACCCTCCACTTCCTCTTCCTTGATTTGCACCAcctccaccgccgccaccgaTTATGAAGGCCGCCACAATCCACCAAGCACCACTAATTTCAATTTTCCTTCAAGGACTGTGCCTCAAGCTCACACTGAGCTCTCTCTTGGAAGAAATTTCAGTGGTGAACCACCCCATCAGTACAACTACAACAACCCTTATTATCAAaaccagcaacaacaacaactactAGCCAGAACAGGAGCAGCAACAACAACTAGCAATTCCACAACTCATCACATCAATCACATAAATTATGGGGTTTCATTGCTTGATGTGTCATCATCAGATGGAGGATTGAGGCCAATCAAGGGGATTCCAGTGTATCACAACCGTTCATTCCCTTTCTTGCCAGTGGAACATTCAAGAGACAAGGATCATCACCATCCCAAGATGTATTTGTATCATCACCTCCCTAATTCTTACCCTCCTTCTAATTCACCCTCCTCTcttccttctcctccttcttcttcttctccttcaccCTACTTCGCCGGAGCTCTGGATCCCATCTCCTCTCTGAGCTCCGGCGCCTCCGCCGCGGCAGCAGCAGCCTACAGAGCCGCCACCACGACAAGGCTCAACGGGATTTCAGGCGCCGAGCCTTTCAAATCTCACCCCTTGCACCACTACAACGGTGTTGGATTAGGATCCTCTCATGAGACATCACCAGGGCTGATGAGATCAAGGTTCATGCCGAAGCTGCCGACAAAGAGGAGCATGAGGGCACCAAGAATGCGGTGGACAAGCACCCTCCATGCTAGATTTGTCCATGCCGTTGAGCTCCTCGGTGGCCATGAAAGTAAGATAATGTTtaccttttttctttcttcttcttcttccaattattccctttattttaaataaaatattgtttCCATCTTgactt contains:
- the LOC130723753 gene encoding transcription repressor KAN1-like isoform X1 — protein: MPLEGIFIEPPTSTSTPPDLSLQISPPSTSSSLICTTSTAATDYEGRHNPPSTTNFNFPSRTVPQAHTELSLGRNFSGEPPHQYNYNNPYYQNQQQQQLLARTGAATTTSNSTTHHINHINYGVSLLDVSSSDGGLRPIKGIPVYHNRSFPFLPVEHSRDKDHHHPKMYLYHHLPNSYPPSNSPSSLPSPPSSSSPSPYFAGALDPISSLSSGASAAAAAAYRAATTTRLNGISGAEPFKSHPLHHYNGVGLGSSHETSPGLMRSRFMPKLPTKRSMRAPRMRWTSTLHARFVHAVELLGGHERATPKSVLELMDVKDLTLAHVKSHLQMYRTVKTTDRPAVSSGLSDGSGEDDMSPVASSGGPRQFSDQRGLQDRPLQQDMDYSSTTTTLWSNSSSREPWPQTSSNEVEGFRPTIFQSQPISGGHQIQKCDSTQLKNNLSGSNLECKNPSLEFTLGRPDWNGKGQA
- the LOC130723753 gene encoding transcription repressor KAN1-like isoform X2 gives rise to the protein MPLEGIFIEPPTSTSTPPDLSLQISPPSTSSSLICTTSTAATDYEGRHNPPSTTNFNFPSRTVPQAHTELSLGRNFSGEPPHQYNYNNPYYQNQQQQQLLARTGAATTTSNSTTHHINHINYGVSLLDVSSSDGGLRPIKGIPVYHNRSFPFLPVEHSRDKDHHHPKMYLYHHLPNSYPPSNSPSSLPSPPSSSSPSPYFAGALDPISSLSSGASAAAAAAYRAATTTRLNGISGAEPFKSHPLHHYNGVGLGSSHETSPGLMRSRFMPKLPTKRSMRAPRMRWTSTLHARFVHAVELLGGHERATPKSVLELMDVKDLTLAHVKSHLQMYRTVKTTDRPAVSSGLSDGSGEDDMSPVASSGGPRQFSDQRGLQDRPLQQDMDYSSTTTTLWSNSSREPWPQTSSNEVEGFRPTIFQSQPISGGHQIQKCDSTQLKNNLSGSNLECKNPSLEFTLGRPDWNGKGQA